The Desulfofalx alkaliphila DSM 12257 genome contains a region encoding:
- a CDS encoding FAD-dependent oxidoreductase, whose amino-acid sequence MTLLFNRSVNILLVLVLAAAMLFAGAPGAAAGEWENQYDLIVVGSDPEGIAAAVSGARNGLDTLLVDTRSQVGGLMTQGWLNTIDMCYAPNRYGPKSKNQVLNEGIFLEFFRQVEGDSFDVRTAQRVFDQMLAQEENLEVLLNVKEIKPVVSRWNRKDYVDGVEVVTAGGKRVTYYGDRIIDATQDADLAAAAGVPYSYGQADSGYPDRNMAVTQVFKLGGVTDEDWRLLMRTLIHDGDKNTGANDVSAWGFLEIMEAYKPQNPDIRMRGLNIGRQNDGTVLINAMQIFNVNPLDAKSRQHAKTIAQQELQHVVPYINEHIPGLANARLMGLAPELYVRESRHIYGEYRLTIDDVLENRDFPDRIAFGSYPVDVQATGWEDIGYVVGRPHQFAVPFRSIVPQKVENLLVVGRSASFDSLPHGSARVIPVGMATGQAAGAAAALSIEKDISFREMCRDERAISELQQRLTNQGMKLNPIEPTRSWNAVTEHWAYEGLKFVRKHGLAIGSYDNDYRLDEPITAEAFMSKLERLADIYDIKSPQGLEIDLDHGDELNVEDVEDIFSQYGDGLTERHWSSKMRRNAEENDGVITRGNAFELLNFFVNKMQRR is encoded by the coding sequence ATGACACTGCTTTTTAATAGGTCTGTCAACATTTTATTGGTCTTAGTATTGGCTGCTGCAATGCTGTTTGCCGGTGCGCCCGGTGCCGCTGCCGGTGAATGGGAAAATCAATATGACCTGATAGTGGTGGGCAGTGATCCCGAGGGTATTGCTGCGGCGGTATCCGGAGCCAGAAACGGGCTGGACACCCTGCTGGTGGATACCCGGTCCCAGGTGGGGGGCTTGATGACCCAGGGTTGGCTTAACACCATCGACATGTGTTATGCGCCAAACCGCTACGGACCCAAAAGTAAAAACCAAGTGTTAAACGAAGGAATTTTCTTGGAGTTTTTCCGCCAGGTGGAGGGCGACTCCTTTGATGTGCGCACCGCCCAGCGGGTCTTTGACCAAATGCTGGCCCAGGAAGAAAACCTGGAAGTACTGTTAAATGTTAAGGAAATTAAACCGGTGGTAAGTCGCTGGAACCGCAAAGACTATGTTGACGGTGTTGAGGTGGTGACAGCCGGCGGCAAAAGGGTTACTTACTACGGGGACAGAATAATTGATGCCACCCAGGATGCAGACCTTGCCGCAGCGGCAGGTGTACCCTACAGCTACGGCCAGGCAGACAGCGGTTACCCGGACCGCAACATGGCTGTAACCCAGGTGTTTAAGCTGGGTGGGGTTACCGATGAGGACTGGCGCCTGCTGATGAGAACCCTGATTCACGACGGCGACAAAAATACCGGGGCCAACGATGTCAGCGCCTGGGGTTTCCTGGAGATAATGGAAGCCTATAAGCCCCAAAACCCGGACATTAGAATGCGGGGCTTAAACATTGGGCGGCAAAACGATGGCACGGTGTTAATTAACGCCATGCAAATTTTTAACGTCAACCCCTTAGATGCAAAGTCCCGGCAGCATGCCAAAACCATAGCCCAACAGGAACTGCAGCATGTGGTGCCCTATATCAATGAACACATACCGGGCCTTGCCAACGCCCGCCTTATGGGGCTGGCACCGGAGCTGTACGTGCGGGAATCCCGGCATATTTACGGTGAATACCGCTTAACCATTGACGATGTGTTAGAAAACAGGGACTTTCCTGACAGAATAGCCTTTGGCTCATACCCGGTGGATGTACAGGCCACCGGCTGGGAAGATATCGGTTATGTGGTGGGCAGACCCCATCAGTTTGCGGTGCCCTTTAGAAGTATTGTGCCCCAAAAGGTAGAAAACCTATTGGTGGTGGGCCGTTCTGCCAGCTTTGATTCACTGCCCCACGGCAGTGCCAGGGTAATACCGGTGGGCATGGCCACCGGCCAGGCGGCGGGGGCGGCGGCAGCCCTGAGCATTGAAAAGGATATTAGTTTTAGGGAAATGTGCCGGGACGAAAGGGCCATATCAGAATTGCAACAAAGGCTAACTAACCAAGGTATGAAACTGAACCCCATCGAGCCCACCCGGTCCTGGAATGCCGTTACTGAGCACTGGGCCTATGAAGGTTTGAAATTTGTCCGCAAGCACGGCCTTGCCATTGGCAGTTACGATAATGACTACCGCTTGGACGAGCCAATAACCGCAGAGGCTTTTATGAGCAAACTAGAGAGGTTGGCAGACATCTATGACATTAAGTCACCCCAAGGGCTGGAAATTGATCTTGACCATGGGGATGAGTTGAATGTGGAGGACGTGGAGGATATATTTTCCCAGTACGGTGACGGCCTCACTGAAAGGCATTGGAGCAGTAAAATGCGGAGAAATGCCGAAGAAAACGACGGTGTAATCACCCGGGGCAATGCCTTTGAGCTATTGAACTTTTTTGTAAACAAAATGCAGAGAAGATAG
- a CDS encoding DUF5693 family protein encodes MKQKHLNTLLIGVIIIGILAGAHLAFWNRHQLEKDFNRVELVMDYQDIKKISALAGVSEREAMERLKDDGLTTVLFKEATIEDLQSSGEVAVFTGGELLQITAISNGAAPWLQGLIDEGAIVKEHSYLLFSEGTAFERVCSQLQAKTDNVIVHQEVAGVYLIETPMDSDALGLAGLKLGLGFPEDALKVVEQAGLYTMVQIRNWPGVTVQGIETIFEPLRNLSNLSAVLFNDEIVPGQPQLLGVVAEQLRKTPNETVATIEFFPQQGLGNLALLLDKKVVRLHSIAPNEINKYNPREAIERYVLAASERNHRALLVRPFPSTGNQDALSFYEAFLANLTGELQSKGLQVGKADKLPASPVSTLVIFITGWGVIAGGLLLLNRLGVRRGTLLLGAAGLVLWAGLLYIQPMAARKLMALISVIVFPTLGVLAFVPREAMGIPKAVLRLVKMSAVSLIGALLMVGLLADVGFMLKLNQFAGVKIAHVVPLLVVGAYFAYRSTKGEKAGDRIYGVWQKPLTVGIAVVGGLLLLAIAYYVSRTGNEAVAVSQLELQFRSFLDNLLGVRPRTKEFLLGHPAMLALLYFGYRDNRFLPLLVVGTIGQISLVNTFAHIHTPLIISLIRAGHGLWLGILIGVLLIAAYKVLEKRLGRYLHG; translated from the coding sequence TTGAAACAGAAGCATCTAAACACCTTACTAATAGGCGTCATTATAATTGGCATCCTTGCCGGGGCCCACCTGGCCTTTTGGAACCGCCACCAATTGGAAAAGGACTTTAACCGGGTTGAACTGGTCATGGATTACCAGGATATTAAAAAAATCAGCGCTCTTGCCGGGGTTTCTGAAAGAGAAGCCATGGAGAGATTAAAGGATGACGGTTTAACCACCGTACTCTTTAAGGAGGCTACCATTGAAGACCTGCAGTCAAGCGGGGAGGTGGCGGTGTTTACCGGTGGGGAGTTGCTGCAGATAACGGCCATTTCCAACGGGGCGGCCCCCTGGCTGCAGGGTTTAATAGATGAGGGCGCCATCGTCAAGGAGCATTCCTATCTCTTGTTCAGCGAAGGCACCGCCTTTGAGCGGGTGTGCAGCCAACTGCAGGCAAAGACAGATAATGTTATTGTCCATCAGGAAGTAGCCGGTGTTTATCTGATTGAAACACCCATGGATTCCGACGCGCTGGGATTGGCGGGCTTAAAGTTAGGCTTGGGTTTTCCTGAAGACGCCCTCAAGGTGGTTGAACAGGCGGGCCTGTACACCATGGTGCAAATTCGAAACTGGCCCGGTGTCACTGTGCAGGGTATAGAAACAATTTTTGAGCCCTTGAGAAACCTTTCGAACCTTTCCGCCGTCTTATTTAATGATGAAATTGTACCCGGGCAGCCCCAGTTGCTGGGGGTGGTGGCTGAACAGCTTAGAAAGACACCCAATGAAACGGTGGCCACCATTGAGTTTTTTCCCCAGCAGGGCTTAGGCAATTTGGCCTTACTTTTGGATAAGAAGGTGGTGCGCCTGCACAGCATAGCCCCCAATGAGATCAATAAATACAATCCCCGGGAGGCCATTGAGCGCTACGTGCTGGCGGCTTCCGAAAGGAACCACCGGGCCCTGCTCGTCCGTCCCTTCCCCAGCACCGGGAACCAAGATGCCTTAAGCTTTTACGAAGCTTTCCTGGCTAATTTAACAGGGGAACTGCAGTCAAAGGGCCTGCAGGTGGGCAAGGCCGATAAACTGCCAGCCAGCCCGGTATCCACCTTGGTGATCTTTATAACCGGCTGGGGTGTTATTGCCGGCGGACTGCTGCTGCTTAACAGACTGGGTGTCAGAAGGGGCACCCTATTGTTGGGTGCCGCGGGATTGGTGCTGTGGGCAGGCCTATTGTATATACAACCCATGGCGGCCAGAAAACTAATGGCCCTTATTTCGGTAATTGTATTTCCTACCCTCGGGGTGCTGGCCTTTGTGCCCAGGGAGGCCATGGGCATCCCCAAGGCTGTTTTACGGCTGGTAAAAATGTCGGCGGTTTCGTTAATCGGCGCCCTGCTGATGGTGGGCCTGCTGGCCGATGTGGGCTTTATGCTCAAGCTTAATCAGTTTGCCGGGGTAAAGATTGCCCATGTGGTGCCCCTGCTGGTGGTGGGTGCTTACTTTGCTTACCGGAGCACCAAAGGGGAAAAGGCGGGGGACCGGATTTACGGTGTGTGGCAAAAACCGCTGACGGTGGGTATAGCGGTGGTGGGGGGACTGCTGCTGCTGGCCATAGCTTATTACGTCTCCCGCACCGGCAACGAGGCGGTGGCGGTGTCTCAGCTGGAGCTGCAATTTAGAAGCTTCTTGGACAACCTTTTGGGTGTACGCCCGCGCACTAAGGAGTTTTTGCTGGGCCACCCGGCCATGCTGGCATTGCTTTATTTTGGCTACCGGGACAACAGGTTTCTGCCGCTCCTGGTGGTGGGCACCATTGGTCAGATTTCACTGGTCAACACCTTTGCCCATATCCATACCCCCCTTATTATATCGCTCATTAGGGCAGGCCACGGCCTGTGGCTGGGCATTTTAATCGGAGTGCTCTTAATTGCAGCCTATAAAGTACTGGAGAAAAGACTGGGGAGGTACCTGCATGGCTAA
- a CDS encoding FAD-dependent oxidoreductase: protein MKRRCVILITIVLALGLALFYLSQIPEPDPLAQLPPQVPEVTAENYQLIVVGSDPEGIAAAVAGARNGLTTLLVDDRPVLGGLMTLGWLNTIDMNYDPNKEILNKGIFLEFFNQVEGDSFDVNTAQRVFNRMVENEPNLSLLLEAHDIEPIVNEGEHLPAVTGVSLTDKDGKRREFTAPVVIDATQDADLAAAAGVPYSLALEDMGYQDRYVAVTPVFQLKNVSRLDWLHMGAALLWERLTGEHAGINLVSAWGFREVMNQYQSHNEQVGIRGLNIGRQNDGTLLVNALHVYDINPLDEEELAEAYRLAEAELPHIVRYLREKIPGLKNAQLMALAPELYVRESRHIYGEYRLTVDDVLENKDFPDAVAYGSYPIDIQATAADFRGAVVGAPAQYGIPLRCFVPQGVDGLLVVGRSASFDSLAHGSARVIPVGMAAGEAAATAAALSLETGVGLRQLCHDKQLMDRLRERLRGQGMKIEPFHYPAPETDHWAYEGLKFVRGLGLVFGGYKNQYHLDDEIPEEQFINLLSWVTRLAGPEGIERPHLYVEGKPLALRDISYMIIRYRGQDLPKDQALQLLMEEGFYRQQVLDNIEARGGRISKGAAYMVLKDYAEYMNESEE from the coding sequence ATGAAAAGAAGATGCGTTATTTTAATAACCATAGTGCTGGCACTGGGTCTTGCACTCTTTTATCTCTCCCAAATTCCGGAGCCTGACCCTTTAGCCCAGCTTCCGCCGCAGGTGCCGGAGGTTACCGCAGAAAATTATCAGCTGATAGTGGTGGGCAGTGACCCCGAAGGTATAGCTGCCGCGGTGGCCGGGGCCAGAAATGGGCTGACCACACTGTTGGTGGATGACCGGCCGGTCTTGGGTGGCTTGATGACCCTGGGCTGGCTGAACACCATTGATATGAATTATGACCCCAACAAGGAAATATTGAACAAGGGTATCTTCTTGGAGTTCTTTAACCAGGTGGAGGGGGACTCCTTTGACGTTAATACCGCCCAGCGGGTTTTTAACCGGATGGTGGAAAATGAGCCCAATTTAAGCCTGCTGTTAGAGGCCCATGACATTGAGCCCATCGTGAATGAAGGTGAACACCTGCCGGCGGTTACCGGAGTGAGCCTGACCGATAAGGACGGAAAGAGGCGGGAATTTACCGCCCCGGTGGTGATAGATGCTACCCAGGATGCAGACCTGGCCGCAGCGGCCGGTGTACCCTACAGCCTTGCCTTAGAGGACATGGGCTACCAAGACAGGTATGTGGCCGTTACCCCGGTTTTTCAGTTAAAAAATGTCTCCCGCCTGGATTGGCTGCACATGGGTGCAGCTTTACTGTGGGAAAGGTTAACCGGCGAACATGCCGGCATTAACCTGGTCAGTGCCTGGGGTTTTCGGGAAGTGATGAACCAATATCAGTCCCACAATGAACAGGTGGGTATCAGGGGTTTAAACATAGGGCGGCAAAATGACGGCACCCTTTTGGTTAATGCCCTGCATGTGTATGATATAAATCCTTTGGATGAAGAAGAACTGGCAGAGGCCTATCGGCTGGCAGAGGCCGAGCTGCCGCACATTGTCCGGTACCTTAGGGAGAAGATACCGGGCTTGAAAAATGCCCAGCTGATGGCCCTTGCCCCGGAGCTGTATGTGCGGGAATCGCGGCATATATATGGTGAATACCGGCTCACTGTGGACGATGTGCTGGAAAACAAAGACTTTCCCGACGCCGTTGCCTATGGCTCCTATCCCATTGACATTCAAGCCACCGCTGCGGACTTTCGCGGCGCGGTGGTGGGTGCGCCCGCCCAGTACGGCATTCCCCTGCGGTGTTTTGTGCCCCAGGGTGTGGACGGGCTCTTGGTGGTGGGCCGTTCCGCCAGCTTTGACTCACTGGCCCACGGCAGTGCCCGGGTGATTCCGGTGGGTATGGCCGCCGGGGAAGCAGCTGCCACGGCGGCGGCCTTAAGCCTTGAAACCGGGGTGGGCCTGCGGCAGTTATGCCACGATAAGCAATTGATGGATAGGTTGAGGGAAAGGCTTAGGGGGCAGGGCATGAAAATAGAGCCCTTTCACTACCCGGCGCCGGAAACGGACCATTGGGCCTATGAAGGTTTGAAATTTGTGCGCGGCCTGGGCTTGGTGTTTGGCGGCTACAAAAACCAATACCATTTGGACGATGAAATACCCGAAGAACAATTTATTAACCTGCTGTCCTGGGTGACCCGCCTGGCCGGGCCGGAGGGCATAGAGCGCCCCCATTTGTACGTGGAAGGAAAGCCCTTGGCCTTAAGGGACATTTCATATATGATAATCCGCTACCGGGGGCAGGACCTGCCCAAGGATCAGGCCCTGCAGTTATTAATGGAAGAAGGTTTTTACCGGCAGCAGGTGTTGGATAACATAGAAGCCAGGGGCGGCAGGATAAGCAAGGGTGCTGCCTATATGGTGTTAAAGGATTATGCTGAGTACATGAATGAAAGTGAGGAATAG